The following coding sequences are from one Gadus macrocephalus chromosome 3, ASM3116895v1 window:
- the LOC132453786 gene encoding uncharacterized protein LOC132453786, translating into MAMSRIIFTRDEILNIRDSTPSDLCPNFLASPVDLQDLPIQGPGLTVRRRKRGKRAGALVRFRKRGMRSPLPSIILSNVRSLCNKIDELRLLIRTNRDFSLSSVMCFTESWLTESTPDSAAQLTGFQLLRADRDPTLSGKSKGGGICFYINQCWCSDVKVILQSCSPDLESFFITCKPFYSPREFTSFILAGVYIPPQADVREAQRQLADQILGVESRRENTYSPIIVIGDFNKGNLTHELPKYKQLVKCPTREENTLDHCYSTISRAYHAVSHAALGLSDHALIHLIPAYKQKLKISKPAVRTTKNWNNREAVDELRDCLDDTDWDLFRTSSSSLDEYTDAVMSYISFCEDVCIPTRTRVSYNNDKPWFTARLKQLRLEKEEVFWQGDKGGKTTVL; encoded by the exons ATGGCCATGTCACGGATAATTTTTACGAGAGATGAGATCCTTAACATCAGGGACTCAACACCATCGGATTTATGTCCCAACTTTCTCGCCTCTCCCGTGGACTTACAAGACCTACCTATCCAAGGCCCTGGTCTCACAgtgagacggagaaagagaggaaagcgCGCAGGAGCCCTGGTGCGATTTAGGAAGAGAGGAATGCGGTCGCCTTTACCGAGTATAATCCTCTCCAACGTCCGCTCACTCTGCAACAAAATTGATGAACTACGTCTTCTCATCAGGACTAATAGGGACTTTTCTCTATCTTCTGTAATGTGTTTTACGGAATCCTGGCTGACTGAATCTACACCGGACTCTGCAGCACAGCTGACTGGCTTTCAGCTGTTACGTGCAGACCGCGATCCAACTCTTTCAGGCAAATCAAAAGGCGGAGGTATTTGTTTCTATATAAACCAGTGCTGGTGCAGTGACGTGAAAGTGATCTTACAATCCTGTTCTCCCGACTTGGAATCTTTTTTTATCACCTGCAAACCGTTTTACTCCCCCCGTGAATTCACTTCTTTTATTCTTGCTGGAGTTTACATCCCACCGCAAGCTGACGTGCGAGAGGCTCAACGTCAACTCGCTGATCAGATATTAGGAgtggagagtaggagagagaataCATATTCTCCGATTATTGTCATTGGAGATTTTAATAAGGGCAACCTCACTCACGAACTCCCGAAATACAAACAGTTAGTCAAATGCCCGACCAGGGAGGAGAATACTTTGGACCACTGCTACAGCACCATCAGCAGGGCTTATCATGCAGTTTCACACGCTGCTCTGGGGCTATCCGACCATGCTCTTATTCATCTGATCCCAGCTTATAAACAAAAACTTAAAATTTCGAAACCTGCTGTGCGGACTACAAAAAACTGGAACAACAGAGAAGCTGTGGATGAGCTGCGGGACTGCCTGGATGACACAGACTGGGACCTTTTTAGAACTTCTTCCAGCAGTCTGGATGAATATACAGATGCTGTGATGTCATACATCAGCTTCTGCGAGGACGTATGTATTCCAACACGCACCAGGGTGAGCTACAACAACGACAAGCCCTGGTTCACTGCAAGACTCAAACAGCTTCgtttggagaaggaggagg TCTTTTGGCAAGGAGATAAAGGAGGCAAAACGACAGTACTCTAA